Within the Clostridium scatologenes genome, the region ATTAAAAGCTGATATAGCCAAAGTAAAAGATACTATAGGAGATTTACCTTTAGTTATAACTATGAGTTCTCTTACTAAAAATATCCTTGAAAATTCTTCTGAAATAAGTAAGCAGTTAGTAGTTAATGACTTTACAAGTGGAGCATATTCTACTAAAGTTGTTATGATAGATGATTGTCCAATTATAGCAGTACCAAGTGCAAGATTAAAGACAGCATACATTTTCAATGATGGTAAAAGCACAAATCAAACTCAGGGCGGTTTTACAGCAGATTCTTCAGCTAAGAACATAAACTGGTTAATATCATTACAGCAAAGTCCAATTGCTGTGTCAAAGACAGATAAAATGAGAATATTTGACCCCGACACAAACCAAACAGCAGATGCTTACAAATTAGACTACAGAAAATACCACGACTTATGGATTCCAAAGAATAAATTACAAGGTGTATTTGTTAATATCAAAGAAGCTTTAGCCTAGAATTGATGGGGTGGATAGTATCCACCTCTTACTATTAATAAACGAAAGGTAGGAAGATAATATATGAAGTTACAATGTATGAATGTAATTAGAATAGTTAATGATGAAGATAAAAATATAATAAATAAATTAAAAGATAAAGGATTTAATGAGATTGATGAAGATGGAAAAGTAGTAGATGCTAAAGAGGATGAAATAGAACGAGAAGTTGAAAAACGTGTTGAAGAAATAAAGAAAGAACTTGAAAAAGAAATGGCTGATAAAGCAAAATCAGAAGATAGTAAATCAAAAAATAAGGATAAATAGAAGAGTATAGGTATTTTTTATCTATACTCTTATTTTTTTATTGAGGGGTGAGTATATGACAGGAACAGGAACAAGTACAGACCCTTTTATTGTGGCTACTGCAAATGATTTATGTAATGTAGGAAATAATCTTAGTGCTTATTATAAGCAGACAGCAGATATTGATATGACAGGAGTAACATTTACAGGTATCGGAAGTGATAGTACACCATTTACAGGTACATTTGATGGAAATAATCATATAATTAGTAATTTGAGTATTGCTGCATCCACTGATTATACTGGCTTATTTAATGAAGTTAATGCAGGAACATTAAAAAATATTAAATTATATAAAGAAACAATAAATAGTACAAAAGGTTATGTTGGAGGTTTAGCAGGAAAAACAACTAATAATACTAATGTAACTAATTGTGGTGTTAGTGATGTAACAATTATAGGTGCTAATTATGTGGGAGGATTATTTGGTACTTGTGGAGGTTCTGCAATTAAATGTTTTGCGGTTGGATTAAAATTAAAAAGTATAAGTATTATGCTTGGTGGTTTTGCAGGTGGAATGACTGAAAATGTAGCAACTGTATATAATATATCTCAATGTTTTATTGAAGGTACACTTGATGGTACTGGACAAACTTTTGTTGGTGGTTTTGGTGCTATGATAGGTGGTAATTATCTTATAAGTGATTGCTTTGTTCAATGTAATATCAAAGGAAGTACTTATACAGGAGGTTTTGCAGGATTCTTTGGTGGTGCTAGTTATCAAACTGTTTTACATAAATGTTATACTGCAAGTCCTATTACAACAACATCCGCAGATGTAGGAGGATTTTTTGGAACAATGGGTTCTTCTACAGAAATAGCAGATTGTTTTTGGGATAAAAATGTTTCAATTGTTACAACTGATAAAAGTGTTATAACTGGTTCAAATTTTGGTAAATCAACAGAAGAAACTACAGCACAAATGCAAACTCAATCTACATTTACAAATTATGATTTTAGTAATATATGGGCGATTAATAGTGGCGAATATCCACATTTACAATATTATCAAGAAATTAATCCTAATCCAACACCACCAACAACTCCAACTTATAAACAAAATTATCATAATTTATCAAGTCCAATGTTCGGAGCATTTTCACCTTTATTTTAACGATAAGGAGGTATGTATATAGATGATAGAACAATTAAATAATGCAGTAAAATTTATGGCTTTTTTTACTGCTAGTAAGGTTGGAAAAACAGGTATAACCGTTACTATAGATGTATTTAATCCAAGTGGAACAAAAATTGTTACAGATGGAAGTACCGTAGAATTAGGAGATGGAATTTATACTTATACTCTAGCAAATACGAATACCAGTTCGGAAGGGGAATATGTTGCGATATTTAAGACAGCAGACACAACCGTTGATATGCAACAGATACCTTCATTGTGGATTATTGGTAGAGCAGGTATTGAACATTTAGACAGCAATATAAGTGACAAGGCTACTCAAACAAGTGTAAGTGCTATTCCTACAACTCCATTATTAAGTACCGATAGCAGATTAAATAACCTTGATAGCAAAGTTAGCTTAATTCCTACAAGTCCAGTATTATCAACAGACACACGTTTGGATAATTTGGACAGCAAAGTTTCATTAATTCCTAAAAATCCATTACTGACTAATGACAGTCGTTTGGATAATTTAGATGCTAAAATATCAACTATTTCTGGTGGTGGAAGTCCTTTACAATCAAATGATACTAGATTAGATAAATTAGCAAACTTAGATGTTTTAGTTAGTACAAGAGCAAGTCAAACTTCTATTAGTTCAATTCCAACTAATCCACTTTTGACAAATGATACTAGATTAGATAATTTAGATGCGAAAATCAGTTCGATTAGTGGTGGAGGTAGTCCACTTCAATCTACAGATAGTCGTTTGGATAAATTGGCTAATCTTGATGTTTTAGTTTCAAGCAGAGCAACAGGAACTAATCAATTACTTTCTACTGATACACGTTTAGATAATTTGGATGCTAAGATAAGCACTAGATCAAGTCAAGAGAGTGTTGCAGCAATACCTACTAATCCTTTATTAACCAATGACACTAGATTAAATAATTTGGATAGTAAAGTTAGTAGTGCATTACAAACAGGAGATAGTAGACTTGATAAGTTGAATAATTTAGATACTACAGTTTCAAGTAGAGCAACGCAAACAAGTGTTGATAGTATAACTGGAAGTGGTAAAACTAAATGGACTTATATTCTTACACTTGCAGATGGTGTTACTCCAATTCCAAGTGCTAATATATGGATTACTACAGATATAGAGGGTAATAATATCATAAGTAGTACAGTAACGGATAGTTACGGACAAGCTAATTTTGCAGTAGATAAAGGCACTGTATATGTTTGGTGTGCTAAAACAGGTTATAAATTCAATAATCCAGATACGGAGGTGATAGCATAATGGCAGGAACAGGAACAGGAGAAGTAATTCAAAGTGATTTACTTTTAGCTGATGTAAAAACTTTATTAAAAATAAAACCTACTGATACAAGTAAGGATGATATTATTAATCTTTATTTGCGTAGAGGAAATACATTAATTGTAAGATATTTAAACAATAGTACAATTACAGATGCTACAGCATATCCAGAAGCATTAATTGAATATGCGTTAGTTTGTATGCGTAGAAACGGAAATGAGGGTATAAAACAGGCTACACAGGGTAATAAAAGTGTTACATGGGAAGGTGGATTACCAGACAGTGTAAAAGAATTATTGCCATTGCCTTATATTAAATTGATGTAGTATAAGGCATTAATATCCTCATAATAATAAATAATTGGAGGTAATAAAATGTTTTATGATACAGAAATAGAAGTATATGATAACCCTACATATACAATTTATAATTATAGTTTTTATGGAGATTTTCAAGAATACGATAAGGTTTTAAAAATAGAAGAATTTGTTTTTAATATAGATCATAGAGTATTTTGTGATTATACAACTTTAATTACAGATAAATCTTATTTTAAAATCAATGGTGAGATTTATAAATGTATCAAACCAAAAATATTTGATAATTATATGGAAATTATGCTTTATAAATGTCAAGGGGGTGGTAATTAGTGTATGGTAATGTAAAAGGAAATTTAGTTGATAATATAGATAATAATATTGACTTTCTCCTTTATGAAATAGGTATTAATATAAAAGTCAATCATGTTAATAAAAGAGCAATTATAATAGATGATACAAAAAAACCTAACGATTATGATACTAAGATTATTGTCACTAATTTTCTTTTAAATCAAGGTGATTTAATCCATTATGACAATATAGATTGGTTAATAGTTGGAGAAGTGGATACAAGCAAAAACACTTATCGAGCAAAAATGAATAAATGTAATTTTACTATAAAGTTTCCTTATGGTACAACTTATCCATTTAATTATGAAGTCCCAGTATTAGTAACTAGAGGAACTTTCAATGTAGTAACTAATACTTATGTTAATTATCCAGATGGTGAAGTATATGTTACTTGTAAAACTGATGATTATATAAATCCTATCGGTGTTGATGATATAATCGGTTTAAATACCACATTTATAAAATGGGGATATTCTTTTAAAGTTAGTGGTTTTGATAAAACTAAAAAAGGATTAATTACTTTTCATGCTACAGGAACAGGTGGTTTTGCAAATAAGCAAGAAGCAATTACTGAAAGTATGTTTTCTACAGAACCTAATTATACCATAAGCGTAGATAATGATATAAATACCTTAGATATAGGGAACACTTATAAACCACAGATGAATATAACTTATAATGGAACAATTGTTACTGATAAAGTTCCAATTTATTATACAGCAGTAACGGATGATACTATTAGTGTTGCTGCTGATGGAACAGTTACAGGATTAAAAATAGGAAATGCAATATTAGAAGTTTTTAGTCAAGGAGTATATAAAACTATTGAATTTACTGTAAAAGATGTTGATTATTCAATGACAATTGCAAATGAAACTGAAAGTATTGGTATAAATTTTGATTATACCTTGAATATAGATTGTTACAAGGATAGTGTTAAAGATACTGTACCAATAGTTACTTATGTATCAAGTGACCCTACAATTGCTACAGTAGATAATACAGGTAAAATAAGAGGTATTAAACGTGGTAGTGTTAAAATTACTGCTAAATATCATAATCATTCTAAAAGTACATACATTAATATAATTCCTATTAATTCTATAATTATTACTAATAAATTAAATCAATTAAAGGTCGGTCAAACTTATACACCTACATTTAATTGCACTTCTAATAATGTTGTTGACACTAATCCAACAGTTACTTATACAAGTAGTGATCCTAGCATTTTAAGTATAGAAAATGGAGTAATTACAGCATTAAAAGCAGGAACAGCAACCGTTGTAATAGCTTACAAAGATAAAATTGATAGTGTAACTATTTTATGCAGTAATATAACTTATGCTATATCTATTGCAAATAAACCTTCAACTTCAATAAATAATGGTAGTACATATCAATTGAATTTAAATTGTACAGAAGATGGAGCAATAGAGAGTAATCCTATAGTAACTTACACTTCAAATAATACAAGTGTTGCTACTATAAATTCTACAGGTTTAATTAGTTGTGTTGGTATTGGTTCAGCCAATATTACAGTAAATTATCATGGTGTTTCTGATAATGTAGATATTAATGTTGTTTCAGCACATAATTATGTATTATCAGTAAGTCCTACATCTATTAGTGTAGAAAATAGCAATACAGCCACTATTACAGCAAGTGTAGAAGATAAGGGAACTGTAATAAGTGATGCTTTATTTGTTTATAGTTCAGATAATATAAGTGTTGCTACTATAGACAGCACAGGAAAAGTTACAGGTGTGAGTGCTGGAAGTGCAAATATTACAGTTAGTTTTATTGGACTAGATAATAATACATATTCTAAGACTATACCAGTTACAGTTACAGCACCATTGACTAAGACTATTACAGTAGCAGATGCAACAGGTTTATTAGTTACTAGCATTAAAGTAAATAAAACTCAAAATTATATCATTACCGAAACAGATAGTAATGGTACTGTAATAAATGATACATTTACAGTTACAGTAGTACCAAGTAATAATACTTGTGATAGTAGTTATTACACGTTAACTATTATTGATAATAATAATTTTAGTATCAATAATTTAAAAGGTGCTGGAAGTCAATATATAATAGTAACGGTAACAAGTGCAACTAATCCTAGTGTAAGTAAAGAATTTAAGGTTAGATTAGCAGGTAGATGGTAAATGTTTAATATTAAATTAGCTATTTAGCAGCTGACGAATCAATATTTAAAAATGATTCACATAAATTAAGTAATTGGTGATAAAAAATGACTAGAAATAGTCTTTTTTTATTGTCTATTTTTAAAAAATAAAAAACAACAATTGAGAATTATTAGTCCCCAATTGTTGCTAAAAAAGCAGTTTAGTGACAAAGCTGATAATTACACGCAAAAATACTTCCTCCAAGAGTAGTAGAAAATACCTTTTTTTATAAAATGTGTAATAAAAGATTGTCCAACAATATGCTCGTTTTACAATTATAATACCATATAAGTAATAATTTGTAAACATTAATTAGTTTTAGGAGGTAAAAAGATGAATAATGAAACAATGGAGATTAAAATAAATGAACATGATAAAAAAATAGATGAACATGAAGATAAAATAAATTCACTTGAAAAATCAGACACAAAGCAAGATAGTAAAATAGATAATTTATGCGAAAAAATAGATGGATTAATAATCATGAACAATAAATGGCTTTATTTTGCGATTACTTCAATGATAGCTTTATTAGCAAAAATATTATTCTTTTAGAGGAGGGTGGATTTAATTTGTTAAAAGGCATAGATATAAATTCTGAAAATAATATTTTAGATTGGCAACAGGTATTGAATGATGGGATACAAGTCCTTATAAATAAAGCAACCGAGGGTAATTATTATCAAGACCGATATTTTGAATATAGATATAAGAACGTAAGACCTTTAGAAATTAAATTTGGGTGTTATCATTTTGCAAGTAAACATGGAGCAGCTACAGAAGCACAATATTTTGCAGATTTTATTAAAAATTATGAACTAGATACAATCCTTTGGCTCGATATAGAGCAACCCCCCGAAAGCTATGGATGGACTTGGACAGGCAATAATCCTAGTGAATATGTAAATGAATTTATTCCTTATATAGAGAAACTTACTAATATTGAGTGTGGAATTTATACAGGTGAGTGCTTTTATAAGGATTTTTTGCAAGGGAAAATATCTTCTAATATAAAACTATGGATTGCAAAATACAGTTCAAATGAGCCTATAGGGTATCCCACTAACTCATGGCAATATAGTGAAACAGGTACAGTTGCAGGAGCAGAACAAGCCAATAGCATAGACATGGATTTATTCAATGAAAACATATTACTAAGTAGTGGAGGTACTAAGAAAGTGAAAAATGTAATTTGTGTAAATAATTCAATAGACGAAAGGGCAGGAAAATATCTAGGAGATTATTTAAAATGTGCAGTAATTAATAATTCTGAAATGGCTTATGACTTTAGTGTAGCAGAAAATGTTATTGGTGTAGGCGGTGGAGAATTTACTACTTATATAAAAAAAATAATTAAGGGACAAGATCGTTATGATACAGCACAATCAGTATTAAATTTTATTGCTAATGGTGGAAAATAAATAAATTGAGAGAATAGGAGTGATAATTATTATGACATATATAATAACAATTGTATTAAAATTAGTAATCTCTTTAGTAATTGTAATACTTTCACCTTTTGCTTATAAAACATTATCAGCACTAGAAAGAAAATCTATTGCTTTAGCAGGTGAAAGTAACTATAATTTTCTAAGAATATTTATTACGGATTTAATTAAAAGTAGACCTAACGAATTTTATGAAGAAGAATTAATTAAAATACTAGATACAATAGATAATCGGTTCGGTAATAAGTTTACTGAAAATGAAATTAGAATATTAGTAGATTCTGCTATAAAAGATTTTGGTAAAACAGTTATTAATTCAGTACCTAAAAATGAAACCACTAATGAAACGGAAGTTGCAGCAAAAACTGAAACTGATGTTATAGAAAAATTACAAGAGACTTTAGATATGTTAAAAAATCATAATAAATAGAATGGGACTGTTAAACTAGAAGTAATGTAAATTATTTAGTGTAACAGTCCTTGAGATTTATATAAAGTAATTGATATATCATAGAAAATAACTACTTAATATAGTAAAAAACATTAAAAAAATAGCCATTAAAAAAGTTGTATATATTAATGTAGAAATTTTCACATTAGATTTACGTTTAATAGATTTTAAATTTTTTAAATTATACATAGTCAACATATTATTAATAATTATTGGTAAGGGAGCGTTTTTTAATCGTAAAGTAGGTCAGAAATGGCTTGCTTTTTATTTTTTAAATCAATAAGATGTTATTCAATGATATAGGAATTTTATATAAGAAATTTTTTGGTATAGAAACATCTTGATTATATAATGTTTGTAGTGGTATACTATACATATATTAAGGGTACTGATATCCTTACATGATGATATACATACATTAAGGTTTTTAAAAATGATTCCAGATACATATACTGCAATTGATGAAGAAACAGTAGTTAAGTTCGAAAAAATGCTTGATGCTTTAGAAGATGACGAAGACGTTCAGGACGTTTACCACAATGCTGAATTCCCTGAAGGATGGGAAGAATAAAGAGTTAAAAGGCTCTTGTAAATTTAGAATTAGTGAATTAAAACATATTATGTTTTAATTTTAAATCTTATATTATATATGCGGATTTAAACACCTTTTTGTATTGGTATATGCCAATATGAAAAGGTGTTTTTGTGCTGTTATTTTTATACCTTCTCTTTAGATGATTTTAAATATATAATTGATTTTTTTAGTGAAGTATTCACATATTTATTTTATTTGAGTAAAAAATATAGTATAAAAGATATTTTATATTTACAATTTTATAATATTATTATGTAATTTTTTTTATTCCAAAACACTATAAATATATTATAATATTTATGCTTTTTTATCATATTTTGAGGGGGTAGTTTAGTGAAAAAAATTATAACTCTATTTACTACGATAGCCATATTTATGCTATCAGAGAGTTTAGTGTATGCTAAAGCTAGCTATACTGTAAATAGAATAGATGGAGCAACTAGATATGAAACTTCAATTAATATAGCAAATAACTATAATAGTGATAAGCTAGAAAGAGTTATTATTGCAAGTGGAGATGATTTTCCAGATGCATTAGTTGGTTGTATGCTTTCCAAAAATATAGATGCACCTATTTTACTAATAAGTAAAAATAATAGTTCTAATGAAAGTATTATTAAATTTATAAAAAGTAAGTTAAAAATCGATGGTAATATTTATATATTAGGCGGAGAAGCATCAGTAAGTGCAGACTTCGAAAGTTATCTTAATTCAATAGGATATGATAATATTAAAAGATTAGGTGGAATTGATAGGTTTGATACAAATCGTATAATTGTGAACTTCTTAAATATAAAAAAGAGTACGCCAGTAGTTATTGTTAATGGACTTGGGTTTTCAGATGCTTTAAGTGTATCTAGCATTGCTGCATCAAAAGGTTACCCAGTTATAATGAGTGACTCATCAAAAATACCTGATCAATCAAAAAAAATATTGAAAGATATAGAGCCATCTAAAGTATTTATTATTGGAGGGGAAGGGTCTATAAGTAACAATGTGTTTAAACAATTAAAAGAAGTTGTTACATCATTAAATAATAATAATATAATAAGAATAAATGGAATGAATAGGTATGAAACGTCATTAGGTGTATGCAGATATTTTAACTTATCTTCAGATACTGCAGTTATTGCCAGTGGAGAAAATTTTCCTGATGCTTTGGCTGGTAGTGCTTTAGCAGTAAAGAAAAATGCTCCTATAATATTGACAGATGGGGTCAATATATCATCTCAAAAACAATACTTAGATCAATGTAATTGTAATAAATTGATTTTACTTGGTGGTACAGGAAGTATAAGTAACGATGTTGAATATACTTTAGAAAATAAGCCTGTTATTTCTGATGATTCTATCAAGAGCTTGTTGTTTACAGGAGATGAAGCTTTTAAAAAAATGTTAAAAATTAATGTGGATGGCAGTTTGTGTATTAATATATCAGGCGTAAGCTATGCTAAGGTAACAGAGGATTTTAGTAAGTATAGCTCTATATATGAATACTTAAATAAAAATTATGGATTAAACAATTATTATACAGATGATTTTATAAAGAATATGGTGAGTTTTGTATTTACTAATGTAAATGGTAAATGGTATATGAGATATGGAAATCCAGAACCTAGACTTATTATACAAAATTCTGAAATTGCATATAAAAAGTATGATGGTAATAAAGTATATGTTTCTTTAAAAGGATATTACTTTGGATCACAGGATGTATCCTACTCAAATGCTGTTTTAAACTTTGAAGATGATAAATGGCTAATAGATAAATTTGATAACTGGAGAATAAAATAATAAAATATAGAGAAGAAAAAATAGTTTTCTGAATAATACTTTTGTAATGTGTCCATAATATCTTGTAGGAGGGATATTATGGATTTTATTAATAATAATAGAAAAAAGATAAGAACTATTTTACTTGTAATTTTAACCATTTTAATTTTTAGTTTGAGCTATTATTTGTGCATAAATAAGTTGAAAAGTACAAACTTTAAGGAAGACAAATATAAAGTACAAAACGAAAGCAAGGATATAGATAAAACTATGACCGTAGATTCAAATATGAATACTTCACTTTCGCCAAATGCAAAGGTAATATTTGAGAAAAAGTATATTAAAAGCGGTGAAGTTATAAATGAAAAAGAAGAGAGTGCTGGTAATTTAGCAGGTAAAAAGAAGAGTGAGCTAAATCAAGTGTATAAAGGACAAGGATATAGCTTAGAAAGTATGAAACCTTCAGAAGTAGTGTTTGTGAAAGAATTTGATAGATATGCTCCAAATAAGTATGTGGTTGGTATAAAAGATGGATTTATTGCTATATATAAAACTGATAAAGATGGAAATATGTTTATAGAAGATGAAAAAAGAGATATAACAGATATAAAAACTGATAGACTAAAAAAAGCAGACATAGAACTTTTAACAAAAGGGAATAAGTATTTTCAGTGTAATACAAGGGAAGATGCAGAGGCACGCCTTGAAGACTAT harbors:
- a CDS encoding Ig-like domain-containing protein is translated as MYGNVKGNLVDNIDNNIDFLLYEIGINIKVNHVNKRAIIIDDTKKPNDYDTKIIVTNFLLNQGDLIHYDNIDWLIVGEVDTSKNTYRAKMNKCNFTIKFPYGTTYPFNYEVPVLVTRGTFNVVTNTYVNYPDGEVYVTCKTDDYINPIGVDDIIGLNTTFIKWGYSFKVSGFDKTKKGLITFHATGTGGFANKQEAITESMFSTEPNYTISVDNDINTLDIGNTYKPQMNITYNGTIVTDKVPIYYTAVTDDTISVAADGTVTGLKIGNAILEVFSQGVYKTIEFTVKDVDYSMTIANETESIGINFDYTLNIDCYKDSVKDTVPIVTYVSSDPTIATVDNTGKIRGIKRGSVKITAKYHNHSKSTYINIIPINSIIITNKLNQLKVGQTYTPTFNCTSNNVVDTNPTVTYTSSDPSILSIENGVITALKAGTATVVIAYKDKIDSVTILCSNITYAISIANKPSTSINNGSTYQLNLNCTEDGAIESNPIVTYTSNNTSVATINSTGLISCVGIGSANITVNYHGVSDNVDINVVSAHNYVLSVSPTSISVENSNTATITASVEDKGTVISDALFVYSSDNISVATIDSTGKVTGVSAGSANITVSFIGLDNNTYSKTIPVTVTAPLTKTITVADATGLLVTSIKVNKTQNYIITETDSNGTVINDTFTVTVVPSNNTCDSSYYTLTIIDNNNFSINNLKGAGSQYIIVTVTSATNPSVSKEFKVRLAGRW
- a CDS encoding phage head-tail connector protein, with translation MAGTGTGEVIQSDLLLADVKTLLKIKPTDTSKDDIINLYLRRGNTLIVRYLNNSTITDATAYPEALIEYALVCMRRNGNEGIKQATQGNKSVTWEGGLPDSVKELLPLPYIKLM
- a CDS encoding cell wall-binding repeat-containing protein is translated as MKKIITLFTTIAIFMLSESLVYAKASYTVNRIDGATRYETSINIANNYNSDKLERVIIASGDDFPDALVGCMLSKNIDAPILLISKNNSSNESIIKFIKSKLKIDGNIYILGGEASVSADFESYLNSIGYDNIKRLGGIDRFDTNRIIVNFLNIKKSTPVVIVNGLGFSDALSVSSIAASKGYPVIMSDSSKIPDQSKKILKDIEPSKVFIIGGEGSISNNVFKQLKEVVTSLNNNNIIRINGMNRYETSLGVCRYFNLSSDTAVIASGENFPDALAGSALAVKKNAPIILTDGVNISSQKQYLDQCNCNKLILLGGTGSISNDVEYTLENKPVISDDSIKSLLFTGDEAFKKMLKINVDGSLCINISGVSYAKVTEDFSKYSSIYEYLNKNYGLNNYYTDDFIKNMVSFVFTNVNGKWYMRYGNPEPRLIIQNSEIAYKKYDGNKVYVSLKGYYFGSQDVSYSNAVLNFEDDKWLIDKFDNWRIK
- a CDS encoding hemolysin XhlA family protein, whose product is MNNETMEIKINEHDKKIDEHEDKINSLEKSDTKQDSKIDNLCEKIDGLIIMNNKWLYFAITSMIALLAKILFF
- a CDS encoding GH25 family lysozyme; the protein is MLKGIDINSENNILDWQQVLNDGIQVLINKATEGNYYQDRYFEYRYKNVRPLEIKFGCYHFASKHGAATEAQYFADFIKNYELDTILWLDIEQPPESYGWTWTGNNPSEYVNEFIPYIEKLTNIECGIYTGECFYKDFLQGKISSNIKLWIAKYSSNEPIGYPTNSWQYSETGTVAGAEQANSIDMDLFNENILLSSGGTKKVKNVICVNNSIDERAGKYLGDYLKCAVINNSEMAYDFSVAENVIGVGGGEFTTYIKKIIKGQDRYDTAQSVLNFIANGGK